The following DNA comes from Streptomyces sp. NBC_00102.
GCGGCCTCTCCGTACTCGAAGCGGCACTCGGCCGGCTCCAGGACGTCCCGAAGCTCGTCCCGTACGCGGAGCGCCACGTCGTCGGCGGACGCGCCGGACGCGAGCAGTCGCGTCGTACGGTGCAGCCTCTCCAGGTGGGATGCCTCCGTCACGGCGACATGCCTCAGAACCTTTGCCCGTGAGGCCAGTTGGGACACCACGAGACCGACCGCCAGGAGCAGCACGGCCGTCTCGACGTCCGCCCCGCTCCTGATGTCGAAACTCTCGAACGGCGCGGCGTGGAAGAAGTCGAACCACGCGGCGGACGACAGCGCGGCGACGGCACCCGCGAGACCGTTCCCGAACGCCGCCACGGCCACGACCACGACGACGAGCAGCAGCGCGGCGTTGGTGGTCGTGACACTCGTACGGAAGGGGATGAGGAGCAGCGCCAGGAGCAGTGGGGCCACCACCGCCGTCAGCACCGCAACCGTGTCCCGCAGGCCAGACCTCATGACGTACCTCGCAGCTCACAGGGCCTCTTGCTCCAGCTTCCACCCCTCGCGGCCGCAGTGGCGCCGGCCGCCGGGGAACTTGACGGATCACTGATGCGGGGGCGCGACGCGCGTCAGGAGTCCGTATCGATCCCCCGCGCTCTCGTCAAAAAGGCGCCAACGAGGAGGGCGGTGGAGAGGCGCGGGGACTTCGATGCATGCGAACAGAGGAACGACTCGGGAGTGGTGGGCATGGAGGAGAGCGTGCGTCGGCGGGTGGTGGTCGGCGTGGGCCTCACGCAGAAAGGCCACGCGCCGCTGCACCGGGCCGCGGCCGAAGCGCGGCTCGTCGGCGGAGAGTTGTGGGTGGTTCACGCCTGGGAGTTGCCCGCCGCCGAATACGGACGCCAGACCCAGTCCTGGGTGCTGGCGGCCACGTGCCAGGACGCGGCGGAGGAGCAGTTGCTCACCACGCTCGACGCCGTCTTCGGCAGCTCCGGCCCCGGGGTCCCCACGCGGTGCCTGGTGGTGCGCGGTACACCGGGCCGCGCCCTGGTCACCACCGCGGACCGGGAGGACGACCTGCTGATCCTCGGCTCCGGCTCACGCCGTTGGCCGCACCGCCTCCTGTGGCCGTCCGTGGCCCGGTACTGCCTCGCGCACGCCTCGTGTCCCGTGCTGGCCGTACCGCCCTCTCCCCTGGCGAAGGACCTCGGTTCCGTGCGGCGCAGGATCGCCTGGCGGCTGCCGCTGGACGCCCGGGAGCTCACCGGCCCCCTGCCGCCGGGCTGACGGCGTACGGGAACGGGGTGGCGCACCCGCACCGGGTTCGTCCGCGGACTCGGCACCGCGCCGATCGTGACCGGGAAGACCCGTTCGGCGGCATGACCGCGCGAGAGTCGCCCGGCCGGGACCTCGCGGAGGCGGCGGTCGTCCTCGGTACCGCCCGGCTGCGGCGGCCGGGGCCGCGGCGTGCCCGGGACGCCGGGCCCGAAGCCGTGGCCCGTGCGACGCTCGAGCAGTACCGCCACTCCGCCGCGGTGACCGATGTCATCGGCTTCTCCGGAGCTCCGGATCTGCGAAGGAATCCGCCATGGACCTGGGCCTGTCCCACCGCATCGCGATCGTCACCGGCGCGAGCCGGGGCATCGGTCTGGCCGTCGCCCGCGCTCTCGTCCGCGAAGGCGCGACCGTGGTCGCGGGGGCGCGGGGGACCACACCCGAACTCGAAGCGCTGGCCGGCAGCGGACGCCTCCTCGCCGTCGAAGTCGACCTGAGCGATCCGGACGGTCCGCGGACTCTCGTCGACGCGGCGGTCTCCGCGTACGGCGGGGTGGACGTCCTCGTCAACAACGTCGGCGCGGTGCGTCCGCGCGTGGACGGCTTCCTGAAGGTGACCGACGAGGACTGGGAGGCGACGCTGACGGTCAACTTCCTGGCCGCCGTGCGCGCCACCCGGGCCGTACTCCCCCACATGGCCGAGAAGGGCGAGGGGTGCGTGGTCACGGTCAGCTCGGTCAACGCGTTCCTCCCGGACCCGCTCGTGATCGACTACGGCGCCGCCAAGGCCGCACTGTCCAACTTCTGCAAAGCGGTCTCCAAGGAGTTCGGGCCCCGTGGCATCCGCGTCAACACGGTCAGCCCCGGGCCCGTCGCGACCGCGTTGTGGCTGGGTGACGACGGCGTCGCCGCGTCGGTGTCCGCGGCGACGGGCGGCAGTCCGCAATCCGTGGCGGAACAGGCCGCGGGCGGTACGGCGACCGGTCGCTTCACCCGTCCCGAGGAGATCGCCGACCTGGTGGCCTTCCTGGCCGGTGACAGAGGCGGAAACATCACCGGGGCCGACTTCGTGATCGACGGCGGCCTGGTCACCACCCTGTAGTGCCCTCTCCGGTCACCTGACCCGCGGCACACGGCGGGCGCAGGGCGCCCCGCCGCCGGTCGCGTGGGCGGTGCCGTCCCGCGCGTCACCGTCGGCCCGGAGCCCCGCGGAACGCGGATGGCACGGCGGTCCGTCCCGACCGCCGTGCCACTGGTCCCGGCCCCTGCTCGGAGCCTGCGCGCGCCGCCGTTCGGGCGGCACGGGCGTCAGACGCTGCCGACCCCGTTGGAGTACGACTTCATGAAGTACGTACCGAAGCCGTTCTGGACCGGGTCACCCGCCTTGTCGATGCAGTGCAGGATGCCGCCGCCGGCCTCGTCGTTGAGGCAGACCGTCATCAGGTCGGTGAAGACGACGCCGGGGGTGTCGGGGACCTCGTAGGCGGCATCGGTGTAGATGTTCGCGCGGAGGTTGAAGAAGCAGTAGCTGCCCAGGCCCCAGGCGTGGTGCTCGCGCACCCGGTCACCGACCTTGTAGGCGGCGTAGCCGAGGGTGGAGCCGTGCCGCCAGGCCGACTGGGTGGGTACGTCGTACGGGTGCTCGTTCTGGAAGAAGTACGTGCGGCCGTGCTCGCCCTGCCACAGCACCTCGTACTTCTGGTAGTGCTCGACGAAGAGCCCGTACGCGGTGACGTGGTCGCCGTTCACCACGATGCCGGTGTCGGCGGGGTTGACCGTCCAGCCGACGGTTCCGTCGAGACCGTGGTCGGCGCGCCAGAGCCAGAGGTGGTCCGCTATCACGTCGTTGCTGTCGATCTGGACGCTGATTCCCGCACCGCCGGCGATGGCGCCGCCGATCCGGGCGACGACGTCGAACAGCACGGTCGGGTCGGCGCTGTGCCGCTTCCGGCTCTTGCCGTGGCCGACGCGCAGCAGTACCGGGGTGTGCTTGGAGGCCGCCTCGAACAGCAGACCCGCGACGGTGGCGCCGGCGATGTCGGCGACCTCGATCAGCGTGTTGCCGTGGGTGGAGCGCAGGGTGGCCAGGCCGAGGCCCAGGACGACCGTGCCGGGGCGGTTCACGCGCAGCGGCGCGGAGATGTCGTAGATGCCCGGCGTGAACAGGACGTTCTTGCCGTGGGCGAGAGCCTGGTTGATCTCGGCGGCCGAGTCGCCGGGCCGGGCCACGTGGAACTGCGACAGTGCGATGTTCCGCCCCCGGGCGGGGCCGTGGGCCCAGGTCGTGCCGGTGCTGTTCGTACGCAGCGCGGGCACGAAGACCTGGTAGTCGCCGTGGCGGTCCACGGTGAGGAACGGCTTCTCCCGCGTCACGGGGGTGCGGTCGACGGTGGTCATCGGCGGGGCCGGGAAGGACTGCGCGGGAGCGCCCTCGGTACCGACGAACACCATGTTCCAGTTGGAGCCGGTCCAGCTGCCGAAGGTGTCGTTGCGCGACAGCCACTGCTGCTGGGAGCCGGAGTCGACCTGACCGTCCACCTTGCTGTCGGCCAGGAAGCCGCCGCTGGACCACTGGTTGCCGGGCGGGCTCGGCATCAGGGTCATGTTGCCCTTGATGTGGACGCGGCGCATCGGGGCGGCCTGGGAGACCGCCCAGCGCTCCAGTCCGTCCGGCGGCACGATGGTCAGGTTCTCCGCGGCCCGCCAGAAGTTCTGGGTGCCGTTCCCGTCGAACCACTGGGCGTCGACGGTGACATGACCATTGATCACCACGTCGGAGGGGCTCGCGCCGAGACCCAGGACGTGGGTGTAGAAGCCGACGTTGATGTCGACGGTGTAGGTGCCCGGCTTGAAGGCCAGGGCGAAGCGCTCGTCGCCGAACTGGTTGGACTCCTGGACGGCGAACACGGCGTCGACCTTGGCCTGGATCGCCGCGTCGCTCATGGACCGGTCGAAGACCAGGACATTCGGGCCGAGCGCGGAGGAGGCGTGGCCGTCGTGGCCGTCGTGGCCGTTCCGGGGCTTGTCCGACGCGGCGGCCGACGCGAACGCCGGTCCTGCACAGACACCGCCGATCAGCGGCACCGAGGCAGCGGCTGCCCCGCGCAGCACACTACGACGAGAGGGAATCATGGACACGGCTCTCCCTGCATGGCGTGAATGGACGGGGCCGTCACCTGACCCCCGATCTCTGAGAGCGCTCTCTCAGCCACGAAGTGAATCACCGTGGGTGTGGAGCGTCAATGCGTTGGCGTGGAACGGAACTTGACGGCTCGCACGACGACCGGCACACCGGGAAAGCCCGCGCGCGACGATCACATCCACCCGGGCGGTACGGGCGGGACCAGCTCTGCGCCGCTTCCACCGCGGAGGCGGCGAAGTCCGCGACCTGGCGCTGCCGGGCACCTGCACCTGCTCACCCCGAAGCGCGGGGGAAGTCCTGCCCCCGATGACCGGCCGGGCCGACGCCCAGCGGCGCCGGCGGCTCGCGAGGGTCGTTCCGACGATGCGTACGCCGGTCGGCCGGAGTCGGGAGCGGGCGTACGGACGTGCGGGCGAGCAGAGTGCGGGGCGGAGGCCGCACGTGCCCCGGCCTCCGCCCCACCCGCCCTGTCCGGTCAGGGCCGTCAGCAGCCGGCCGGCGAGGAGCCGACGACCACGTCGTCGAACCAGAGGGTGTCGTCACCCGTCCCGTAGCTCTCCCAGCCGAGCCGCAGCGCGGTCGGTCGCGGCGGGGTGGTCCGGGAGAGCCACTGCGCGTCGACGTCCTGCGTCGGTACACCGTCGGCGTGCAGCCCCGGCACCAACTCGTCGTCGAGCCAGGTGTCGAGAGCCGGTGCCGAGGTGTCGACCGAGAACCGCAGGCACTGCCAGGTGCCCGTCGGCAGGGACCTGCTCAGCCCCACCCCGACCGGGCTCTGGGCCGGGAGCGTGGCATCGTCGCTCTCCCGGTTCCACTGCAGGGCGCCGTTCTGTCCGCCGATCCGCAGCGCCTTGCCGCCCTGCGAGCTGTCCGGCATCGACACGAAGGCGACGTGTGCGGCCGGGAGCGCGGTGGTGTGCCGCACCCACATGCGGACGTACAGCACCGGGCCGACCGACGACAGATCCGCGGTCGCGGCCACGAAGGCGTGGTTGCAGTAGCCCGCGTGCCCGTCCACCCGCAGCGACCGGGTGCCGCTGTGTGCGACCTCCGTGTCCACGGCGGCCGCGCCCGTGCCCTGGCAGTCGGGCGCGGTGAACCGCCAGTCACCGGCGGGGGCGGGGCCGGTCTGGTCCTCGAAGTCCTCGCAGACGGCGGCATCACCGCACTCCGCAGAGGGCGGCGTCGTCGTGGGCGGCGTCGTCGTGGGCGGCGTCGTCGTGGGCGGCGTCGTCGTGGGCGGCGTCGTCGGCGGTGAGGTGCCGTCACCGCCGCAGGACACGCCGTTGAGGGTGAAGTCCGCGGGCGCCGGATCGGCCGACTGCCAGGTCCCCTGGAGGCCGAAGTCGACGGTGCCGCCGCCGGCCAGCTCCCCGTTCCAGGCCGCATTGGCGGCGGTCACGGAGTGGCCGGTCTGCGTGACGGTCGCGTTCCAGGCGGAGGTGACGTGCTGGTCGCCGCCGTACGTCCACGCCAGCTGCCAACCGCTGAGCGCCGGACCGGTGCGGGTGATGCGCACTTGGGCGGTATAGCCGCCGGTCCACTCGTTGACGGTGTAGGTGACCTGGCATCCGGACGCCATGGCCGAGCCGTTGGCCGGCACCGCGACGAAGAAGGCCAAGGCCATCGCGAGAACGGCTCCGGCCGCTGTCCAGGGTCTGCGCAGTGATCTCAGGGAAAGGATCGGCGTGTGCATGTGCGCCTCCTCGGCGTGGGGAACCGTGCGACACTTCGATGTGTGGGAGCGCTCCCACACATCACACCGACATGACGGAGTACAGTCAATACTGTTCACCGCAGCTTCGGAAACCCCCAGGTCCCGCAGTGGCCGGCCGCCACGGAACGCGGGGCGGAGAGCCCACCGCAGGCGCCCCGCCCCCTCCGACCGCCGTCGGAAGCCACCCCCCTTCGACCACCGCGCCGACGCCGGAGCAGAATCGGGCGTGGACGGTCCGTCAGGTCGGGTAAACGGGCCGACGGCCGGCACGACGACCGCTCCGTGACCGACGCCCGGCAAAGCGGCGGCACGATCCGCCGGACAGCACCTCAGGAGGGCAAGCGTGACCGAGACGAGCGACACCCGATCCGCCGCCGGTGACGCGGCGTCACCGGACCGGCTGCGGCGCATGATGCGCTACATTCCGCTGATCGCCCCCGTCCTGCTGTGGGCCGTACCGTGCTGGGTTCTCCTCCACGCCGGCCAGCACTGGCCGTTCCCCGTCGCACTGACCGGCACCGTGCTGTTCGTGCTCGGCCTGGCCGGTATGCCGCTCGCGATGGTGCGCGGCCACGGCCGGCGCCAGCAGGACCGTGCGGCGATCGTCGGTGACGCACTGCTGGG
Coding sequences within:
- a CDS encoding DUF4118 domain-containing protein, whose protein sequence is MRSGLRDTVAVLTAVVAPLLLALLLIPFRTSVTTTNAALLLVVVVVAVAAFGNGLAGAVAALSSAAWFDFFHAAPFESFDIRSGADVETAVLLLAVGLVVSQLASRAKVLRHVAVTEASHLERLHRTTRLLASGASADDVALRVRDELRDVLEPAECRFEYGEAAGHLPYLEPDGSVKVPGWIWDVDRQGWPDGEIELRVTVSDRIPGRFVLTPEPGAAPPPLEARLVALDLAAQVAAAMPPPARVAVTPQAR
- a CDS encoding universal stress protein: MEESVRRRVVVGVGLTQKGHAPLHRAAAEARLVGGELWVVHAWELPAAEYGRQTQSWVLAATCQDAAEEQLLTTLDAVFGSSGPGVPTRCLVVRGTPGRALVTTADREDDLLILGSGSRRWPHRLLWPSVARYCLAHASCPVLAVPPSPLAKDLGSVRRRIAWRLPLDARELTGPLPPG
- a CDS encoding SDR family NAD(P)-dependent oxidoreductase — protein: MDLGLSHRIAIVTGASRGIGLAVARALVREGATVVAGARGTTPELEALAGSGRLLAVEVDLSDPDGPRTLVDAAVSAYGGVDVLVNNVGAVRPRVDGFLKVTDEDWEATLTVNFLAAVRATRAVLPHMAEKGEGCVVTVSSVNAFLPDPLVIDYGAAKAALSNFCKAVSKEFGPRGIRVNTVSPGPVATALWLGDDGVAASVSAATGGSPQSVAEQAAGGTATGRFTRPEEIADLVAFLAGDRGGNITGADFVIDGGLVTTL
- a CDS encoding adenylyl cyclase, yielding MIPSRRSVLRGAAAASVPLIGGVCAGPAFASAAASDKPRNGHDGHDGHASSALGPNVLVFDRSMSDAAIQAKVDAVFAVQESNQFGDERFALAFKPGTYTVDINVGFYTHVLGLGASPSDVVINGHVTVDAQWFDGNGTQNFWRAAENLTIVPPDGLERWAVSQAAPMRRVHIKGNMTLMPSPPGNQWSSGGFLADSKVDGQVDSGSQQQWLSRNDTFGSWTGSNWNMVFVGTEGAPAQSFPAPPMTTVDRTPVTREKPFLTVDRHGDYQVFVPALRTNSTGTTWAHGPARGRNIALSQFHVARPGDSAAEINQALAHGKNVLFTPGIYDISAPLRVNRPGTVVLGLGLATLRSTHGNTLIEVADIAGATVAGLLFEAASKHTPVLLRVGHGKSRKRHSADPTVLFDVVARIGGAIAGGAGISVQIDSNDVIADHLWLWRADHGLDGTVGWTVNPADTGIVVNGDHVTAYGLFVEHYQKYEVLWQGEHGRTYFFQNEHPYDVPTQSAWRHGSTLGYAAYKVGDRVREHHAWGLGSYCFFNLRANIYTDAAYEVPDTPGVVFTDLMTVCLNDEAGGGILHCIDKAGDPVQNGFGTYFMKSYSNGVGSV
- a CDS encoding cellulose-binding domain-containing protein encodes the protein MHTPILSLRSLRRPWTAAGAVLAMALAFFVAVPANGSAMASGCQVTYTVNEWTGGYTAQVRITRTGPALSGWQLAWTYGGDQHVTSAWNATVTQTGHSVTAANAAWNGELAGGGTVDFGLQGTWQSADPAPADFTLNGVSCGGDGTSPPTTPPTTTPPTTTPPTTTPPTTTPPSAECGDAAVCEDFEDQTGPAPAGDWRFTAPDCQGTGAAAVDTEVAHSGTRSLRVDGHAGYCNHAFVAATADLSSVGPVLYVRMWVRHTTALPAAHVAFVSMPDSSQGGKALRIGGQNGALQWNRESDDATLPAQSPVGVGLSRSLPTGTWQCLRFSVDTSAPALDTWLDDELVPGLHADGVPTQDVDAQWLSRTTPPRPTALRLGWESYGTGDDTLWFDDVVVGSSPAGC